The Bacteroidales bacterium genome includes the window CATAAAGAAAAAGGAAGGGGGCGGAAAAAAGGGAACAACGTGGTGAAACTATTCACATAATCATTTATTTTATTATTTATTGTTTCTTCAACTTGGATTGATTGCCTAAAAGTTGAAACACTTTCAGATATTTGATTTATAACAATCTTTATTTCTTCTAACAGATTAATGTAAGTAGATAATTCTGTTTTTATTGTAGATATATCAAAAGAAGAAGATTTTAAATATGGTAATTGTATTTTGTTTTGGATTAATTCTAAAATGCTCTCAAAATTTTGTTTATTCAATTGATTTATATTTTCTTCTTGTTTTTTTAGCTCACTATTTAATCTCCCAAATTCAGCTATTTTGTTCTTAAAATCGCCTGATATTAAATACTTTTCATAATTTTTTGCTACTAATAAAATCTGTTGTAAAGTGGTATGTTGAGTTAGTGTTATATTCCTCAATACATTTTTTTTTGCATTTAAATCTTCTGTTAATGTCTCAATATAATTTTTAAACTCTTTATTAAAATATAAATCATAGGCAGCAATTAATTCATTTGATGTAATATCTTGACCACAAAAAGGGCATGAAGAAGCAAAATCTTTGCTGTTGAGATTATAGCCTTTACTTACCCAATACTCACCTTCTCCCTTATCTTTAAATATTTCAAAATGATTACGAACTTGACTAACAACCTCTTCTTTCATTTCAGAATAATCCTGTTCTAATAAAACATTCAATTGCTCATAATCATTAAGCATCTCAAATGTTGGAATATCATAAATTTCAATTGGTGGAAATAAAATAATTGTATTCCTATCTGAATAATTTTGCTTTAACTGTTGTAATTCTGAATTACTTTTCTCTAACTCACTTGTAATGACAGCAGTGTCAATATTTTCAGGATTAATGCTAATAAAATTATCAATTCCCTCCTTATTTTCATCTTTAACATATG containing:
- a CDS encoding AAA family ATPase codes for the protein MEIKSIKKILNIGTFSDFQNGASKRYEKVNLIYGMNSYGKTTLIDVLQSLKFNNPELITDRKSIPLNGTQSVELSVKQEDNETSLKYRNNNWDVNTLNTVLEIFSSDFIHKNLFTGLTIQRENKENLTDFILGEQGVIKAEQLEGKRRMLRQKKSEKRNQIPTYVKDENKEGIDNFISINPENIDTAVITSELEKSNSELQQLKQNYSDRNTIILFPPIEIYDIPTFEMLNDYEQLNVLLEQDYSEMKEEVVSQVRNHFEIFKDKGEGEYWVSKGYNLNSKDFASSCPFCGQDITSNELIAAYDLYFNKEFKNYIETLTEDLNAKKNVLRNITLTQHTTLQQILLVAKNYEKYLISGDFKNKIAEFGRLNSELKKQEENINQLNKQNFESILELIQNKIQLPYLKSSSFDISTIKTELSTYINLLEEIKIVINQISESVSTFRQSIQVEETINNKINDYVNSFTTLFPFFRPLPFSL